A stretch of Argiope bruennichi chromosome 10, qqArgBrue1.1, whole genome shotgun sequence DNA encodes these proteins:
- the LOC129989098 gene encoding uncharacterized protein LOC129989098: MEAPVNGSKIVVPFVPSLLHFSLVKVAFPLFKSFDNATWCIIMEEMKRSSPAEFNEARSENPKVNKAKEKLLHIPSHLRLGILETIMGLHSAVAQWRMNHPLSDDFPELLFFKTDGTVDRIKTVQQLVLKEEINIEQRFDLACSYFLGNTIHTLWAEMKRSGKAAKSLTTYNPVSRFWVRRMRRKYRVPWIYAVQLQLDFPDEFLSSPTPRFSAFFPFLRPKARERFLISLMQTTPDDFLLCLYGATKEEELQILEMDTPKLLCLYLDWPLQSFFLEIVEKLWNFIDSSLFKAVLEVIYSYSMSRKDFDYDKLYMDFWERSPNNLKEEAMACPVFGNKLKLYYDSIRKKQKGEFYKVAGPKRKRYELPPDLEHAINVSVDCFFANMFGHLFD; the protein is encoded by the coding sequence atggaagcacCTGTTAATGGTTCGAAGATTGTAGTCCCTTTCGTGCCATCACTTTTGCACTTCTCATTGGTAAAGGTAGCTTTTCCATTGTTCAAAAGCTTTGATAATGCAACTTGGTGTATCATCATGGAAGAAATGAAGCGCTCAAGTCCTGCAGAATTTAATGAAGCTAGGTCTGAAAATCCTAAGGTAAACAAAGCAAAGGAAAAGTTACTTCACATTCCTTCACATTTAAGACTCGGAATATTAGAAACAATTATGGGCTTGCATTCTGCTGTCGCACAATGGCGTATGAACCATCCACTTTCAGATGATTTTCCTgaacttcttttctttaaaactgaTGGAACAGTTGATAGAATTAAGACAGTTCAGCAATTGGTTCTGAAGGAAGAAATAAATATCGAACAGAGGTTTGATTTGGCGTGCTCCTATTTCTTGGGCAATACTATACACACTTTGTGGGCAGAAATGAAGAGATCTGGTAAGGCAGCCAAATCTTTGACAACTTATAATCCTGTTTCACGTTTTTGGGTTAGAAGGATGCGTCGTAAATATCGGGTTCCGTGGATATATGCCGTTCAATTACAACTTGACTTTCCTGATGAATTTTTGAGTAGTCCGACACCAAGATTCAGTGCTTTCTTTCCTTTCTTGCGGCCAAAAGCCAGGGAGAGGTTTCTTATCTCTTTAATGCAGACCACACCAGATGATTTCCTGTTATGTCTGTATGGAGCaactaaagaagaagaattgCAAATATTGGAAATGGATACTCCAAAACTCCTTTGTCTCTATTTGGATTGGCCACTGCAAAGTTTCTTCCTTGAAATAGTAGAAAAATTGTGGAATTTTATTGATTCTTCTCTTTTTAAAGCAGTACTGGAGGTTATTTACTCATACAGTATGAGCAGGAAGGATTTTGATTATGACAAACTTTATATGGACTTTTGGGAAAGAAGCCCTAATAACTTGAAGGAAGAAGCAATGGCGTGCCCAGTTTTCGGCAACAAACTTAAATTGTATTACGATTCAATTAGGAAGAAGCAAAAAGGTGAATTTTATAAAGTGGCAGGTCCAAAGAGGAAAAGATATGAATTACCTCCTGATCTCGAGCATGCAATAAATGTGTCAGTAGACTGCTTTTTTGCCAACATGTTTGGTCATCTCTTTGATTGA